GGTGAATACAACACGTACAAAAGTTATCTGCGCAAGCTGAAAGCCGAGTTTTCCGATATGCCTGTAATGATTACAGAGTATGGCGTACCTTCTTCTCTTGGTATTTCCCATCTGGGTATGGGAGGACGGAATCAGGGTGGACATAGCGAGGTGGAGCAGGGAGATATTGACGCGTCATTGACGCAGGATATCTATGATGAAGGGTACTCGGGAGCAATTGTGTTCATGTGGCAGGATGAGTGGTTCAAAAAAACATGGAACACGATGCCACTGGAAATCCCGGCTGATCGCCGTGCATATTGGCTGAACGTACTGACAAACGAGAAGATGTTTGGCCTGCTTGCCATGGACCCCGGTAAACAGGAACAGTTGACCATCGACGGATCACTGGATGACTGGGATGATCTGAAGGATGAAGAGGTCACGACCTGGCAGGGCCAAGTGGACGGCATTCAGGAAATGAAGATGACCCATGATGAAGCCTATCTGTATATTGGGCTGACCTTGGATCAACCGTTTGACCCGGCTAAGACAGTGCTGCGAATTGGGACCGATACACTTGCTGGAGGCAGTCAGCCTGACAAGTTACTACCGGGCCGGACGCTCAGTGATGGTCTTGAGACGGTGATTACACTGGGGCAGGATGAAGAATCTCAGGTGGAGATCGCCAAGGATTATGACTTTAATCAGCGTCTGTATGGCAAGGATGGATACGACATGCTACCAGATCAGCAGTCAGACTCCGCAGATCCGTTCCATCCATGGAATCTGGCAGTCAGCCTGAGAATGACACCGCCGGATACCCGATCTGCTCATCCATTCATGAATGAAAAGGTCGGAACATTGAAGCGGGGAACGACGGCTCCCGGTCAGCCCGATACGGATTCATTAACGGCATGGCAGTATAACGGCAATCAGGTGGAGATGCGAATTCCCTGGATGCTGCTCGGATTCGGTGATCCGAGTTCGCTGCAAGCGATCGACTATGGACCGCTCAAGAATGGACGTGAGTTCTCTACAGTTGCTGTGGAAGGCGTTGCACTCATTCCGTGGTTAACGGACCGCGCCACGAAGAAAGTATCTTGGCCTGGGGGTGAACAGACGACCCTGGATCTGAAGACATTGCCGGTATATAGCTGGCAGCCTTGGGAGCAGGTGCAGTATAGTGAACGCCTGAAGCTAAGCTACGAAAAAATGAAGAAGAGTTATGGAAAAATTCCTAGTTTTCAGATCGAATAAATGAGTATAAAGGAGGACCTTTTCACATGTTTCCAAGTTTGGCTTTGGCCTATCTGTTTTTGTACATCTGTATCGCACTTGTTGTTGTAGGCGTCATCGTATTGTTTGCCATGAAAATGTCCCACAATGGCAAACGACGCAAGACGGCGTTTTATGAATTGAAGCAGCGTGACTACTTCACCTATCTGCAAACAGCCTTGACCGAGAATAGTCCACTCAAATTGCCACCAGGCAAGCTGGCTCCGCTGGAACGCAGAGTCATTCAGGACAGGCTGATTGAATGGATCGACCAGTTCAAGGGTGAGTATCGCGACAAATTAATCGCACTCTGCCGCGAAGCAGGATTCGTAGAGCATGATCTGAAGGAACTGGGCCGTCTGCGTTACGGTCGCCAGATCGATGCAGCGTATCGCTTGGGCGGCATGCGTTGTCCCGAAGCCGTTCCGGGTTTGATGGAATTGCTGAAGGATGAGAAACCGGGCCCGATGGCCATTATGATTGGTCGTTCCATCTCCAGATGTACGACTCGGCAAGGTGAACTGAAAGACATGCTGGCGTTGCTGTTAACCAAAGGTAAGTCCATTCACCATCTGGCAGCAGATATTCTGCTCGAAACGAGTCTGGATACGAGCAGAATTCTAATCGAATTGCTGGAAGACCGGAATCCTGATTTTGTCAAAGTCGGACTGGTTGCCATGTGGGGGCAGGCTGTACCTGAAGTGATGCCTGCACTCGACAGACTGGTAGGCGCAGAACATCAGGATGTACGTGCTGAAGCAGTGAAGCTGTATCTTAGCGCAAGTCCGGCGCTCCGGGATGAGACAATTCTGAAGCTGATCCAGGATCCCGATCCGGAAGTTCGCGCCGAAGTGGTACAAGCGCTTGGTTCCAAGCATGCATCTGGCAGTATTCCATTGCTGCGCAAAGCGCTGCGGGATGAGGACTGGAGAGTTCGCTATAACAGTGCGGAGAGTCTGAGCAAGCTCGGTGAACCGGGATTCGAAGCGCTGTGTCAGGCTGCGGTGCAAGGTACAGTTGCTGAGCGCGAGATTGCGATGCAGCAGATTGAGAGTACCATGCAGCATACGAGAACCGATGACAGAGCTGTAGAGCAGATGATTGCACATAACAAAAAAAGACTGCTGTACGATCGCTATTTTGGCCCTGTCCGAGAGAACAGAACCAGCAAGAAGCGCACAGGTGTCGCTACGGTAGGAGGGGATTACACTGCTTAGGGATCTACTATTAATCTACGGCATGGTCGCAATCTACTATGTTGTTTTTGTAAATACGCTCTACTTTTCCATTTTGGCCTTATCGTTCCGTAACATCTGGACGATCTTCCGGCGGTCGCATTATTCCAAATACAATACATTGTCAGGCTCGGAACTGGTGCCTTCCGTTTCTCTGCTGGTACCGGCATACAACGAGGAACTGACGATTATTGAAAATGTGAACTGCCTGATGACGCTGAATTATCCAACGTATGAAGTCATTGTTGTGAATGATGGCTCCAGTGATGCCACGCTGAATATCCTGTTGGAGGAATATCGGCTGAAGCCAGTACCCAATACGAAGATTCGGGGCAAGATCGCCTGTCAGAAAATTCGTGGGATCTATCATAACCCGGAGTTCCCGGATCTGTATGTCATTGACAAGGAAAACGGCGGTAAGGCCGATTCCCTCAATGCCGGGATCAACCTGTCCCATTATCCGTTGATCTCTTCCATCGATGCCGATTCGTTGCTGGAGAAGGATGCCCTGATCCGCATGGCACGCATGTATATGGAGAATCCGGAAGAGACGGTAGCTATCGGTGGAGATGTAAGAATCGCCAATGGCTGCAAAATTGAAAACGGGGCAGTGCAAGATGTATCGCTGCCACGCAAAATCTGGCCCATGTTCCAGTCGATTGAATATCTCAAAGCCTTCCTGGGCGGACGGATTGGCTGGAGTCACATGAACGGTCTGATCATTGTCTCCGGTGCCTTCGGCATGTTCCGTAAGGACGCTGTAATCGCCGTTGGTGGATACCGGGATGGTTATCCTGGGGAAGACATGAACATCATCATCAAGCTTCACCGTTACATGCTGGAGAACAAATTGAAGTATCGCATTGCCTTCTGCCCTGAGGCGGTGTGCTGGACGCAGGCACCGGATTCCTACCGGATCTTGTCCAGTCAGCGCAAGCGCTGGGGCCGCGGGAATCTGAAGAACATGATCGAGAATCGCGGCATGTTGTTCAATCCGAAATATAAGGTTATGGGTATGGTGACCATGCCATATAACGTCCTTTTTGAAGCGCTGAACCCGTATTTCCGGATTACCGGACTTCTGGCTCTCGCTGGATATGTCCTTCTGGATATGACGCAATGGCCGATTCTGGTTCTGTTCGGACTGCTGAACTTCGTGAGTGGTTACCTGCTGAGTGTGGGCGCACTTGTCCTGGAGGAGATTGCATTCAAACGTTACAACAAACTCTCCGATCTGGTCAAAATGCTGGTCTACTCCGCGCTGAAATTCGTGGGTTACCATCAGCTCGGCGTACTGTGGAGATTGCAGGGACATGTGCAGTTCATGCAAAACAACAACTCATGGGGTACCATGACACGTCAAAGCTGGTCCGAGGATGAGAAGAAAACAAGCGAAGCCGCTTAAGTAAAGAATAATCAAAGCAATTATATGTCCAACTAGACATTTACACGATAACGGAGAGGGCAGAAAAAGCCTGAAGAAGCGAAGCGTGCACCTTTATCCCCGGATTTCCCCTTGTATAAAGGAATCAAAAAATCTGGGGATAACAGTGATCGAAAGGTTGTTCTGTCATCGGAGTGTCAGTGTAAATAACATTTTTGGGACTTATATAGATAATCGAGGAGAAGGGTGGAAAAGAACATGCCAAATACGGCGACATTGCAGCGTGAGGCTGCCGTTAATGTGTACCGAAGTGTAGAACAGGGATTGAAGGAAACGGGTGCCGAAACATGCGGCTTAATGTTCATCCATTGTGCAGGAAACTCTCAACCTGAGCAGCAGGTCAGGACACATCTGGAGCAAACGAGCGGGACAGCATTCCAGGTGTGGAAGGATGGTGCCACTCAGGCGATTGCCGTCCTGCTGCCAGGGTTGTCACTGGATGAAGTTCATTATGAAGGACTTCGGATCAAGCATGAACTGCAAGAGACCGTGCCCGGTGCCGATCCACAGATTACACTGGCCAGTTTTCCGGAAGGGGAGCGCCCTTCGAAGGCAACTATTCAGCATATGGCTGAGTCCTCGAAGCTCGTAGATTCGTCGGAGATTCATATCTACACGCTGGACAATACGGCGGACGAGCCGGAACGAATTTTGATTGTGGACAACGATCCTACGGTACGCGAATTCCTGCAATTGCGGTTGAAGATGCAGGGCTACGAAACCTATGAAGCCGTCGATGGACTGGCTGCACTGGAATTGATCGAGAAAGTCACACCAGACCTGGTGCTCACCGAGCTGAATCTGTATGGCATCGACGGTCTGCCGTTCATCCATCATATTCAGAACCTGGAGATGGAGCATCCGCCCAAAATTGTCGTGTTGACCGAGCAACGTGTCGAGCAGACGATCAGCCAATGCTTCCGCAGCGGCGTGGATGATTACATGACCAAACCGTTCTCACCTGTAGAGCTGGATGCCCGAATCAGACGCTGCCTGCATTAAAAGACGGCTTAAATAAGCTGATTGTGTGAAGTACCAAGTAAGAGCTTTTTTACACTATGAATCAGATAGATTAGAGCAACATTTAGAGCACAGACACTCATCTATTTATATGGATTTTAAGCACCACCAAATACACTGCCCGGAGGGAATATCATGGAGAATCAACAATTCCACACATTACTGAATGCGATTGAAAATAAAGAAGCTGTACTCGGCGTCGTCGGGCTCGGTTACGTAGGACTTCCACTTGCCGTGGAAATGGTCAATCAAGGTTTCACGGTAATCGGAATTGATCTGGATGCGTCGAAAGTAGAAAGTATCTATCAAGGAGATTCCTATATTCACGATATTTCGTCCGATGAGTTGAAAAAAGTAATGCAAAGCGGCCGTTTCCAGCCAACGACAGATTACAGTATGCTGCGCGTGATCGACGCACTCAGTATCTGTGTACCGACACCGCTT
The nucleotide sequence above comes from Paenibacillus sp. W2I17. Encoded proteins:
- a CDS encoding HEAT repeat domain-containing protein yields the protein MFPSLALAYLFLYICIALVVVGVIVLFAMKMSHNGKRRKTAFYELKQRDYFTYLQTALTENSPLKLPPGKLAPLERRVIQDRLIEWIDQFKGEYRDKLIALCREAGFVEHDLKELGRLRYGRQIDAAYRLGGMRCPEAVPGLMELLKDEKPGPMAIMIGRSISRCTTRQGELKDMLALLLTKGKSIHHLAADILLETSLDTSRILIELLEDRNPDFVKVGLVAMWGQAVPEVMPALDRLVGAEHQDVRAEAVKLYLSASPALRDETILKLIQDPDPEVRAEVVQALGSKHASGSIPLLRKALRDEDWRVRYNSAESLSKLGEPGFEALCQAAVQGTVAEREIAMQQIESTMQHTRTDDRAVEQMIAHNKKRLLYDRYFGPVRENRTSKKRTGVATVGGDYTA
- a CDS encoding glycosyltransferase; protein product: MVAIYYVVFVNTLYFSILALSFRNIWTIFRRSHYSKYNTLSGSELVPSVSLLVPAYNEELTIIENVNCLMTLNYPTYEVIVVNDGSSDATLNILLEEYRLKPVPNTKIRGKIACQKIRGIYHNPEFPDLYVIDKENGGKADSLNAGINLSHYPLISSIDADSLLEKDALIRMARMYMENPEETVAIGGDVRIANGCKIENGAVQDVSLPRKIWPMFQSIEYLKAFLGGRIGWSHMNGLIIVSGAFGMFRKDAVIAVGGYRDGYPGEDMNIIIKLHRYMLENKLKYRIAFCPEAVCWTQAPDSYRILSSQRKRWGRGNLKNMIENRGMLFNPKYKVMGMVTMPYNVLFEALNPYFRITGLLALAGYVLLDMTQWPILVLFGLLNFVSGYLLSVGALVLEEIAFKRYNKLSDLVKMLVYSALKFVGYHQLGVLWRLQGHVQFMQNNNSWGTMTRQSWSEDEKKTSEAA
- a CDS encoding response regulator transcription factor — protein: MPNTATLQREAAVNVYRSVEQGLKETGAETCGLMFIHCAGNSQPEQQVRTHLEQTSGTAFQVWKDGATQAIAVLLPGLSLDEVHYEGLRIKHELQETVPGADPQITLASFPEGERPSKATIQHMAESSKLVDSSEIHIYTLDNTADEPERILIVDNDPTVREFLQLRLKMQGYETYEAVDGLAALELIEKVTPDLVLTELNLYGIDGLPFIHHIQNLEMEHPPKIVVLTEQRVEQTISQCFRSGVDDYMTKPFSPVELDARIRRCLH